In Corylus avellana chromosome ca2, CavTom2PMs-1.0, the following proteins share a genomic window:
- the LOC132171073 gene encoding pentatricopeptide repeat-containing protein At4g02820, mitochondrial, whose protein sequence is MLLRSISASIGRARRFSAAAEVEKAMTTGGGATNNSGGGGRDTLGRRLMSLAYSKRSAVIAIRKWMEEGHTVRKYELNRIVRELRKLKRYKHALEVCEWMRLRQDIKLLPGDYAVHLDLIAKVRGLNSAEKFFEDLPDRMTDHPTYSALLHVYVQNKLSAKAEALMEKMSECGFLKSSFPYNHMLSLYISNGQLEKVPGVIQELKKNTTPDVVTYNLWLTVCASQNDVETAEQIFLELKKAKIDPDWVTYSTLTNLYIKKALHEKASHTLKEMEKKASRKNRVAYSSLLSLHTNIGDKDGVFRIWKKMKSCFRKMNDAEYTCMLSSLVKLGEFEEAEKLYSEWESVSGTGDARVSNILLAAYINRDQMGMAENFYNRMVEKGSTACYTTWELLTWGYLKKKQMDKVLHYFTRAVGSVKKWDPHERLVREMFKKLGEQGNVEGAEQLLVILRNTGHLSTEVYNCLLQAYAKAGKMPLIVAERMAKDNVQLNGETHKLIKLTSKMCISEVSSTCS, encoded by the exons ATGTTGCTCCGCTCCATCAGCGCTTCCATTGGCCGCGCTCGCCGCTTCTCGGCGGCTGCGGAGGTGGAGAAGGCAATGACGACAGGTGGCGGAGCCACCAATAACTCAGGCGGCGGCGGAAGAGACACGCTGGGCCGGAGGCTTATGAGCCTGGCGTACTCAAAACGCAGCGCCGTCATTGCCATTCGTAAATGGATGGAAGAGGGCCACACGGTCCGCAAGTACGAGCTCAATCGCATCGTCCGCGAGCTCCGCAAGCTCAAGCGCTACAAACACGCCCTCGAG GTATGTGAATGGATGAGATTACGGCAAGATATCAAACTGCTACCAGGTGACTATGCTGTCCACTTGGACTTGATTGCAAAAGTTCGTGGTCTAAATAGTGCAGAAAAGTTCTTTGAGGATCTTCCTGATCGGATGACAGACCACCCCACCTATTCGGCTCTTCTCCATGTCTATGTCCAAAACAAATTGTCTGCCAAAGCTGAGGCTCTAATGGAGAAAATGTCAGAATGTGGTTTCTTGAAGAGTTCCTTTCCTTACAACCACATGCTTTCTCTGTATATCTCAAATGGGCAGCTAGAGAAGGTTCCTGGAGTGATTCAGGAGCTCAAGAAGAACACCACACCAGATGTTGTTACCTACAATTTATGGTTAACCGTCTGTGCTTCCCAAAATGATGTTGAAACTGCAGAACAAATTTTCCTTGAGCTAAAGAAGGCAAAAATAGATCCGGATTGGGTTACGTATAGTACACTAACCAACTTGTATATTAAAAAGGCACTCCACGAAAAAGCGTCACATACTTTGAAAGAGATGGAGAAGAAGGCTTCTCGGAAAAATCGAGTTGCATATTCTTCTCTCCTTAGTTTGCATACAAATATTGGGGACAAGGATGGAGTTTTTCGAATCTGGAAAAAGATGAAATCGTGCTTTCGCAAAATGAACGATGCTGAATACACTTGCATGTTATCCTCACTTGTGAAACTTGGGGAGTTCGAAGAAGCTGAGAAACTCTATAGTGAGTGGGAGTCAGTTTCTGGGACTGGTGATGCTAGGGTTTCAAACATACTTCTTGCAGCTTACATCAACCGAGACCAGATGGGAATGGCTGAAAACTTTTACAATCGAATGGTAGAAAAAGGCAGTACTGCTTGTTACACTACTTGGGAGCTTCTTACATGGGGTTATCTGAAAAAGAAGCAGATGGACAAGGTTTTACATTATTTCACCAGAGCTGTTGGTAGTGTGAAAAAATGGGATCCTCATGAAAGGTTGGTCAGAGAAATGTTTAAGAAGCTTGGGGAGCAAGGCAACGTTGAAGGGGCAGAGCAATTATTGGTCATTTTACGAAATACTGGCCATTTGAGCACTGAGGTATATAACTGCCTGCTACAAGCTTACGCAAAAGCTGGTAAGATGCCACTTATAGTAGCAGAACGCATGGCAAAGGACAATGTTCAGTTGAATGGGGAGACTCATAAGCTC